CTCGGCTTGTTCCAGCTGGTCTTCGGGCTGGGGTGTCGGTGCCGATTGCGCATGCGCGGCACCGACTGTCAGGCTGGTGACAACCGTCAGCATCGCCGCGCTCATGCGCAGAGTGTGATCAATAACCCGCATCTTGCCCTCTTGATCGCCACCAGCCTGCCGCACAAGCAGGGGATTGTATCAATATGTCGAAGACATAGGGCGCTTTGCGAATGGACCTAATCTATATGCTTTTCTTTTAGACGAGATGCCGCTAGAGACCCACGAAATTCATTTTGAAACTGATATCGGACTCAATGGCAAAAGAAGAACTTCTTGAAATGCGCGGCACGGTGGTCGAACTGCTGCCCAATGCCATGTTTCGCGTGAAACTGGAAAATGACCATGAAATTCTGGGCCATACTGCGGGCAAGATGCGCAAGAACCGCATTCGCGTGCTGGTCGGCGACGAGGTGCTGGTCGAACTGACACCCTATGACCTGACCAAGGGTCGCATTACCTACCGCTTCAAATAAGTGCGGGGCCGGGTCTATGACCGGAGCCGCAGCCGCAGCCGCTAACAGCAAGGCCGCATCGCAGGCAATCCATCGCTATCTGGTGTTGGGTTCCGCCAGCCCGCGTCGTCGCGAATTGCTGGCGCGCATCGGCGTCACACCGCACGCGATCATTCCTGCCGATATCGATGAAACCCCGCATTGCGACGAATTGCCGACGCAGTATGTCGCCCGCATGGCGCGTGAGAAAGCCGCAGCGGTCAGGCTGCCCGCAGACAGCGACAGTGCAACGCACTATTGGACATTGGCAGGCGATACCGTGGTCGCTGCCGGGCGACGGATTCTACCGAAGACTGAGGATGAGGCGGCTGCGCGCCAGTGCCTCGAATTGCTGTCGGGGCGTCGGCACAGGGTGCTTTCGGCCATCGCTGTCCGCGCCCCGGATGGCCGTACACTGAACCGCACCAGCACCACCATAGTGCGGTTCAAACGTCTGACAAGCGGAGAGATTGATGGTTATATCGCCAGTGGCGAATGGTGCGGCAAGGCAGGTGGCTATGCGATACAGGGCTATGCCGAGGCCTTTGTCGTGCATTTGTCGGGCA
Above is a genomic segment from Pseudomonadota bacterium containing:
- a CDS encoding Maf family protein, giving the protein MTGAAAAAANSKAASQAIHRYLVLGSASPRRRELLARIGVTPHAIIPADIDETPHCDELPTQYVARMAREKAAAVRLPADSDSATHYWTLAGDTVVAAGRRILPKTEDEAAARQCLELLSGRRHRVLSAIAVRAPDGRTLNRTSTTIVRFKRLTSGEIDGYIASGEWCGKAGGYAIQGYAEAFVVHLSGSHSGVVGLPLLETRNLLISSGYLSAGPA
- the infA gene encoding translation initiation factor IF-1 → MAKEELLEMRGTVVELLPNAMFRVKLENDHEILGHTAGKMRKNRIRVLVGDEVLVELTPYDLTKGRITYRFK